tttgaataattgcgcTAATTTCatctgtaataatatattttgacgAACTCTCTAAGGAAACATACTTTGAGATCCAAATTAGCATTGTCCGAGGAAGTTACTTCTTGTGGCGGTTGAGGATCCGGAGAAGATTGTTGCACCGACTGTGGACTGAGTAACATTGCAGCATCCAGGTCGGCCTCGGAGGATAAAAGATCTGTGTTGAAGGAGTTCATATCCTCCTGTTGTTGTAGTTGTTGGAGTGTGTCAGGTAACTGAATGGTGAATGCAGTTAATGGCaatggcggcggtggcggtggtgccGGTGTTGACGGGCTCGAACAACCACTCTGAGACACCTCCATTGGTATCGGACTGATCGGACTTATCGGACTCGCGGCCGTAAAAACTAATGACTGAGTTGGACTATCTGCTGCCGCGGTGAACACCAAATTCTGTTGTAGCTGGCGATTCGGAGTCGTCGGAGTGGCTGGATCTTGTGCGGCACTTGGTGGTAGCTCGCCATTCTTGATGAGAATCTCTAATACGTCATCAACTACTTGACTTTTTATGTGACTCTTTTGAACCGGTTCTATTTTGACCTATAAGTAAAATGCGTCAAGTAACAAGATTAGAAGATTACAAGATCAACAGCATTAGAAGAAATTGAACTATAACCTAttgtataatattgattatacacAGAGAGAACAATTTaactaaagtatttaaaaatttagcaagctatagatctaaaaataattttattaaactattaaaataattatgaaagatatTCAAAcgtgatgagcaatgctgtaaAAACAGTTTTGTCATTCTACTCACTAGTTTGagctatataattttcatagtcgaacaaaattattttcagatctctgtatctaattaaattttagatacttttgAAAAGTCATTCTTTGTgtatagaattatattataatactcattttaaaattataattttgttctttctagaatataaaataatcgtaCCTTTAGCAACTTAGCAGCTTCGTCATACTGCGGTGGCGGCGGTTTAGTATCGTCAGTAGTAATTGtttgctgttgttgttgttgttgttgctgctgttgttgttgaaCTTGCGCTTGCGCAACAAGAGCACCAAGCAGCGAACCATTTAGCTTGGTTGGTTTCGCCAGATTCAGAACGATAGCCGTGGGTATTTGAACAGTAGTGCTGTTTTTGGATTGATTCTTCTTATTGTTGATCGCTGTCAGAGTCGCGGAGTCAAGAATGGCAGTTGCGTTGTTTGGTTGCGCTTGCAGAAAAGCCGCGAGACTCGCCTTCGCATTAAATTGTTGAATTGTAGCTTGTTGCTGTTGCGTTAGTTGTTGattttgttgttgttgttgttgctgctgctgttgttgctgtaaATGCTGAAGTTGTTGCAATTGTAAAGCCAGTTGCTGTTGTTGCATTTTATTGTGTATATGTTGTTGAAGCGCCAGCTTCTCAGCGCGCACCGTGGCCGGCTGtgtttgacgaatctgctggaGCTGTTGCTGTGACTTGTACAGTTCACGCTGTAATTCCTCTATCCGTTTCCTCTGCACCTTGATAATATCATCTCCTGAAACACAAACTGCGTCGTAAAAACATCCGCATGTGCCATCTTTCGAATCAATGGTCTCGCTCGAAAGTCTCATCGTGCCTCTCGTGCATACACTACACACTTAAAGCGGCGCTCAATCTAACGAGGAGATATCGAGATGACTTTTTACCTGGTGGACTCAATGGATCGTCGTGTTCGCTATTGTGGGGCGAGGAGGTACGTGGACTGTTTGGCTCCTCCTTCACGATAGCACACGGACTCTTAGCCTGAGAGCTGGAGTCGTCCGTTGCCATCGGGCCAGGTGTGTCCATCAAGATATGACCCATGTGCGTCACGTGCGGTCCAGTAGAGTTGGAAGTCGAGTTGTTGTTGGACGACTCCGTGAAGGGCTTCAATCGCTCAATCAGCTGTGGTTTCGAGCCCGACACCGGTAGATTTCGACGTTTCAGTTCCACCTTGAGATCGCTCACTGTAAACGCAATACACAGAATTATTTTCCGTTTTTCGCAACGGATCTTTCGCTCGTATCTTCGACTTCAATATACCTTTCATCTCTTCTAATTTCCCCAAAGGCCTCAATAGAGGCTGCTCCGAAGGATTGTTCGAGGAATTCGACGGAGCTGGGCTGGCGGCGTTCGCGCTACTTCCGCTCACGCTACCAGCATCGCTCGCGCCGCTACTTGTGAGCGATAGCGGTTTTTGCGCGGCCGGCAAGATGATCTGTGGATACtgattaaagagaaaaaaaaaaaattctttaattttgtatttatatatatttgagaagcaaatatttgagaaaaacaaTTACgagtttttttaaagataataaaaaataaacacaaataGTTTTATCTGAAATcacgagataaaataaatacatagtATATAATTCCTTTCGCTTGCAAAAAACTTTGCTATAATGCTTATGCTATTACCTTGTGTTGCCACTCGAGTTGCCATTGGAGGAACAGCTGTTGCTGCTGTAGGAGCAACTCGTAACTGGTCTCACCGGGCTGTGCACCGCCGAGACCGGAAGTACTAGACGATGACGACGTTTTTTGAGCGTTTGGCGGACCCTACAGCAAAAATcataagaaaatgtaattaaaaaaacgcAATGAGTTTGACCATTTGCAGGCAACAGCCGTAATGCGATTCGCAATCCGAATAAACCCCGCCTTTATTCATCTCGTTTTACGTAACGCTACCCGCGATCCGTGAAcagatttgaaatatatttcctGACATCACTGTCTGGTGTCCGGTACATTGGTGAAGAGGAGACCAATGTAGGTAGGTGACGTAGCTCCGGTTCAGACCAGGCCGAGTGATAAATGATACATCAAGATGTTTTCTGCGCCCTCATTTGCACGCCCATTCCCGGCTCGCTTTCACACCGGCCACGCTATATCTCGGGTGTTTTGGGCCGTGCGCTGTTCGGGGCCCGGCGGCTCGATTCGGCTCGGCATCTATCGGAGCCCGGGGGAGAAGGCCCCTCGCAGCCCGCTCCCTGGCTTCCTCGCTCTTAGGTGCAATTAGCGCTCGAATTACTCAGAGCTAACGAGGTGGGGTCTTGAGcccctcctccccccctcctctctctttctgtctgaGGAGATCGCGAGAGTTAATCACCCGATACGATCTCCCTCCGAGACTCCTCCGGGCCCCAAAGTCGGGGCTCTCTGCGCCTCTTCGCCGCTCTCTGCGGCGACCCACGGAAGCTGAGATTCACGGTCCGTGCTCCGTGCTCGTTTTtacctcgtcctcgtcctcctcCTTCTTCGCGATCATCTCTTCTTGCTCTCGTGCCTTTTTGCTCGTCTCGTCTTTTTGCCCCGCTGGTTGCCACGCCGAAATGCGGCCCTCCGTTAGCCCACACTGGCGGGAGTGCACTCTGCCACGGGAACTAGTTTGTAGTGCCACCCAGCAGTCCCGGGTACACGATAATTATCGCGCACCTCTGTGTACACTTTGGCCGGTATCTCGGATCGAAGACTACTTTGCACCTCGCGTTTCACCCGCATATTGAACTTACTGTTTTACGATTGAACGGAGCATTTTCGGTAAAATTTTTTGGCTCGAGTTTACGCCGAAGGATAATTCAAGCTTAAACtagaaaattttgaagaaattgaCGAAACGTGAATACATagaaagaacagttttgttgaaagatctaaaaatttgatcaaatctGAAAATAGTTTTATTGGACTATTAAATTCATTATGTAAGATGTTCAAGCTCGAAGATAACGATGTAAGTAGTTTAGATATTCTGGGAAATATTTTGAACGTTCTACGTAactattttaatggtccaacataattatagctagatttttagatacttcgacaaaatcgttctttccgtgtactaaaagttacgtaaaaaagagaaaagagaagcagtgacatttcaataataatatctattaattttcagatcaattaattactaaattaaaacttgaaatgATTTGAATTCGAATGAGGTATGAGTAATTTAAATTGCTTtcctttaaatatttctgtaaactactattttttttaatatgaaaagagCATGAAAATAGCGTGCTAATTCTTGATCGGCAATGAAACTGTCCATTACACAATATCTATTACGTTTAACAATTCGTGCGATGAATCGGTGGAGCGTGGACAGTGATGTCAGAATCTCGCGATGCTCTGAGAATACCCTTTAATAACTTTCATCGCGATTCAATGGCCGTTCTGTGAAGATATAATGCCCCACGTAATAAAATCGATACCTCCCGACGAGAGAGCCAACAGTATCATTCTGCAACTCGGCGATAAAAGAAAAACGACGTACGCTCTCGCGCTGCTCTCCTTCGTGCAAGTCACAGAGAATGACACAGTTGTTCTCGTCGCCGAATTGTTGACACAATAAATTGAAAGCGAACTTACTTTATACTCATGGAACTTGATCGTACGAGTCTTGGGCTGGCTCTTGGTCTTCGACTTCTTTCTGTTCTTGTCCTTCCCGGGAGCGTCGCTCCTTTGGCacgtggtggcggcggcggctaTCGGACTTGGCTGGGGCCGCGGGGTGATCGCCGCCGGCGGCGGCGCCGGGGGCGACGCTATCGAGATGTTGGACAGGGGGCTCAGACTGGACGTCGTCGAGCCCAGGGACATTGGGCTCGGCGCCGGCGCCAATGGTAGGAGGGTCGTCGACGGGCCATTCGTCGTTTGGCTCGCCTATTAAAAGAGGGAGAGATATCGTTCAGTGGTTTTTTCAAACTACCACAATACAACCGACACGCGGTATCGATCGCCATCGACATAATTGTCGGCGGCTTCCTAAATACCGAATTGTGGAGTTGTCGTTGGGAGTCACGATTAATTTTCGTCGCGCTTGATTAATGCTTTCATTGGCCGCCTAcatggaaagaataattttactgtagagtctaaaaatttagctagatacaaatttaaaaaaataattttatgttgctCAAGTGTGGTAATGTGTTGCTACAAtcttgacattttagcaaccaagTCAAACgtccaatacaattttttaaaatggttcaatataattattttcagatctgtatttcagtaaaattgttttttccgtaaTAGATGTTTAGAGAGCTCAAAAAAACTggacggaaagaataatttttgttaaagtatctcaAAATGTAGCTACAGATTTGTGAAAATTCTGTTggtccatcaaaataattatcaagttCAAGCACAATGAGTAACGTTggaaaaagttttgac
The Solenopsis invicta isolate M01_SB chromosome 16, UNIL_Sinv_3.0, whole genome shotgun sequence genome window above contains:
- the LOC105195902 gene encoding myocardin-related transcription factor B isoform X1, producing the protein MPEPRAKRCKHCDESGHRLDSGSPFWRIQLDQDLLDTISAIYPEWFKDYTNSRAASTSSTTSSNASGAQSCDDSSATVVVVAERGGEHKVAKGDAKSKSKAKKADGHKDKDRDRKDPRRDAKDERDTGNGKKGTKPSPQQDKAAANAAGRKAASAVPGSELKMAEGNQSPPKAEVDDSPLQHSMDRNKESLKVKLMLRRPINQLVAQGIMPPLKTPPAFHEQRKQLERAKTGDLLKAKIQQRPGRDELVRQHILEDVGHVDPSLAERQRMLKKARLADQLNDQLSHRPGPLELIQKNILHTEEPIERAVKEGHIPFKATCEGQVTKPQHPDHYITFEDDSQSSEGAPSPQLESRSSDVLETAAASAGIVTVSLSIPTTGGAVVVSSTSPVFQQSPAESTIQTFAELCNTVVGTQQQGQQQVQQGQQHTSTQASQTTNGPSTTLLPLAPAPSPMSLGSTTSSLSPLSNISIASPPAPPPAAITPRPQPSPIAAAATTCQRSDAPGKDKNRKKSKTKSQPKTRTIKFHEYKGPPNAQKTSSSSSTSGLGGAQPGETSYELLLQQQQLFLQWQLEWQHKYPQIILPAAQKPLSLTSSGASDAGSVSGSSANAASPAPSNSSNNPSEQPLLRPLGKLEEMKVSDLKVELKRRNLPVSGSKPQLIERLKPFTESSNNNSTSNSTGPHVTHMGHILMDTPGPMATDDSSSQAKSPCAIVKEEPNSPRTSSPHNSEHDDPLSPPGDDIIKVQRKRIEELQRELYKSQQQLQQIRQTQPATVRAEKLALQQHIHNKMQQQQLALQLQQLQHLQQQQQQQQQQQQNQQLTQQQQATIQQFNAKASLAAFLQAQPNNATAILDSATLTAINNKKNQSKNSTTVQIPTAIVLNLAKPTKLNGSLLGALVAQAQVQQQQQQQQQQQQQTITTDDTKPPPPQYDEAAKLLKVKIEPVQKSHIKSQVVDDVLEILIKNGELPPSAAQDPATPTTPNRQLQQNLVFTAAADSPTQSLVFTAASPISPISPIPMEVSQSGCSSPSTPAPPPPPPLPLTAFTIQLPDTLQQLQQQEDMNSFNTDLLSSEADLDAAMLLSPQSVQQSSPDPQPPQEVTSSDNANLDLKELGLDLETLDPMDFGQLDCDMPMDMDDPDWLDSLMPQSPPSSSIMSSSNHHTNPSISLSSTTDIYDPLLGSSQYSFDLFNMEDSDFKMSSDLSPMTWDKVDFAT
- the LOC105195902 gene encoding myocardin-related transcription factor B isoform X3, which codes for MAEGNQSPPKAEVDDSPLQHSMDRNKESLKVKLMLRRPINQLVAQGIMPPLKTPPAFHEQRKQLERAKTGDLLKAKIQQRPGRDELVRQHILEDVGHVDPSLAERQRMLKKARLADQLNDQLSHRPGPLELIQKNILHTEEPIERAVKEGHIPFKATCEGQVTKPQHPDHYITFEDDSQSSEGAPSPQLESRSSDVLETAAASAGIVTVSLSIPTTGGAVVVSSTSPVFQQSPAESTIQTFAELCNTVVGTQQQGQQQVQQGQQHTSTQASQTTNGPSTTLLPLAPAPSPMSLGSTTSSLSPLSNISIASPPAPPPAAITPRPQPSPIAAAATTCQRSDAPGKDKNRKKSKTKSQPKTRTIKFHEYKGPPNAQKTSSSSSTSGLGGAQPGETSYELLLQQQQLFLQWQLEWQHKYPQIILPAAQKPLSLTSSGASDAGSVSGSSANAASPAPSNSSNNPSEQPLLRPLGKLEEMKVSDLKVELKRRNLPVSGSKPQLIERLKPFTESSNNNSTSNSTGPHVTHMGHILMDTPGPMATDDSSSQAKSPCAIVKEEPNSPRTSSPHNSEHDDPLSPPGDDIIKVQRKRIEELQRELYKSQQQLQQIRQTQPATVRAEKLALQQHIHNKMQQQQLALQLQQLQHLQQQQQQQQQQQQNQQLTQQQQATIQQFNAKASLAAFLQAQPNNATAILDSATLTAINNKKNQSKNSTTVQIPTAIVLNLAKPTKLNGSLLGALVAQAQVQQQQQQQQQQQQQTITTDDTKPPPPQYDEAAKLLKVKIEPVQKSHIKSQVVDDVLEILIKNGELPPSAAQDPATPTTPNRQLQQNLVFTAAADSPTQSLVFTAASPISPISPIPMEVSQSGCSSPSTPAPPPPPPLPLTAFTIQLPDTLQQLQQQEDMNSFNTDLLSSEADLDAAMLLSPQSVQQSSPDPQPPQEVTSSDNANLDLKELGLDLETLDPMDFGQLDCDMPMDMDDPDWLDSLMPQSPPSSSIMSSSNHHTNPSISLSSTTDIYDPLLGSSQYSFDLFNMEDSDFKMSSDLSPMTWDKVDFAT
- the LOC105195902 gene encoding myocardin-related transcription factor B isoform X2, coding for MVTLDTEQKPERQHCGRRMCAICRRIKRDKALKVKLMLRRPINQLVAQGIMPPLKTPPAFHEQRKQLERAKTGDLLKAKIQQRPGRDELVRQHILEDVGHVDPSLAERQRMLKKARLADQLNDQLSHRPGPLELIQKNILHTEEPIERAVKEGHIPFKATCEGQVTKPQHPDHYITFEDDSQSSEGAPSPQLESRSSDVLETAAASAGIVTVSLSIPTTGGAVVVSSTSPVFQQSPAESTIQTFAELCNTVVGTQQQGQQQVQQGQQHTSTQASQTTNGPSTTLLPLAPAPSPMSLGSTTSSLSPLSNISIASPPAPPPAAITPRPQPSPIAAAATTCQRSDAPGKDKNRKKSKTKSQPKTRTIKFHEYKGPPNAQKTSSSSSTSGLGGAQPGETSYELLLQQQQLFLQWQLEWQHKYPQIILPAAQKPLSLTSSGASDAGSVSGSSANAASPAPSNSSNNPSEQPLLRPLGKLEEMKVSDLKVELKRRNLPVSGSKPQLIERLKPFTESSNNNSTSNSTGPHVTHMGHILMDTPGPMATDDSSSQAKSPCAIVKEEPNSPRTSSPHNSEHDDPLSPPGDDIIKVQRKRIEELQRELYKSQQQLQQIRQTQPATVRAEKLALQQHIHNKMQQQQLALQLQQLQHLQQQQQQQQQQQQNQQLTQQQQATIQQFNAKASLAAFLQAQPNNATAILDSATLTAINNKKNQSKNSTTVQIPTAIVLNLAKPTKLNGSLLGALVAQAQVQQQQQQQQQQQQQTITTDDTKPPPPQYDEAAKLLKVKIEPVQKSHIKSQVVDDVLEILIKNGELPPSAAQDPATPTTPNRQLQQNLVFTAAADSPTQSLVFTAASPISPISPIPMEVSQSGCSSPSTPAPPPPPPLPLTAFTIQLPDTLQQLQQQEDMNSFNTDLLSSEADLDAAMLLSPQSVQQSSPDPQPPQEVTSSDNANLDLKELGLDLETLDPMDFGQLDCDMPMDMDDPDWLDSLMPQSPPSSSIMSSSNHHTNPSISLSSTTDIYDPLLGSSQYSFDLFNMEDSDFKMSSDLSPMTWDKVDFAT